AGAAAATATACAACGTACTCTAGTTTGCTGCGTTGTTTATTGCTTTGCGCTAAAAATAACAATTAATGGAAAATAAACCTTTTGATATATGATGATTTTTACTTCTTTATTAGTAGAATAAATTTATTATCAAAATGACAAATTAAACAAAGTACATAAAAAAATTTAGATACAAGAGATTTTTTTACTGTATTGGTAAAACTATTCTAGAAAGGAGGAATGAAAGTGAAGAAAGTATGAATTTCTGTGATTACCTGTATGATCTTGCTCGTGACATCTATGCCTAGAGCTGCTGATGGAAGAACTATGATGTACAAAGTACAACCAGGTGATTCATTGTGGGAAATTGCAGTATTATATAAAGTAAAACTGTCATTATTAATTAAAGAAAACCCACAATTTCCGAATCCAAACATGATATTTCCTGGGCAAGTTGTGTATATACCAACAAACGGTGTTAAGACCAATTTAGAGGATAAAATAATTCAATTAACTAACGCTGAGCGCTCGATAAACGGTTTACAGCCATTAAAAGTAGATCCAACTCTCAGTAGTATCGCTAGAACTAAGTCGGCAGACATGCGAGATAAAAATTACTTTTCTCATATATCCCCAACATATGGTTCGACATTTAATATGTTGAGAGCTTATGGTGTTCATTTTCATACAGGGGCAGAAAATATTGCTGTAGGGCATAGCTCAGCTGAAGAAGTTGTGAAATTTTGGATGAATAATTCAGGACATAGAGCTAATGTTCTCAACCATGATATGACACATATAGGAGTTGGTTATACGACTGGTGGCAGTCACGGACATTATTGGACACAAATTTTAGTACAAAAATAACCAATCATTTGAACGTTCTGTGTTATTAACAATTTTGTAATATCCATATAGAAGGAGTGAACCAACAATGAATTATGTAGGCGATGTGATGTCAACGTCAGTCGAATGCTGTACCCCATTAGATAATGTATATGAAGCTGCAGTTAAGATGAAGGAATATGATGTAGGAGCCATTCCTGTAGTGAATAAAGATGAACTAATTGGTATGATTACAGATAGAGATCTAGTCATTAGAGGATATGCAGAGAAACGATCTGGTTCAAATTCAGTCATTAATGTAATGACTGAACAATTGATCACGTGTAACCCTAAGACTACTGTAGAAGAGGCAGCGAATCTCATGGCGGAACACCAGATTAGGCGTTTACCTGTTGTAGAGCATGGTAATATGGTAGGTATTGTATCTTTAGGAGATTTAGCTATTAATAACATGTCTGATGAAAGTGCGGGACATGCGCTAACTGAGATTTCGGAAACGGATGAACTACACCACTAACAAAGGCACTGTTAATCAGTGTCTTTGTTAATGGCTGTTTTCACATTGATTGTTCGTTTTCGTTTTAAGATATCAGCATATACACATTTAGCGTTGTTCTCAAAAAGTCCATCATACTGTCCATTTTTAGTAAAAATAGCAAAAAGGTTACGGGAATAGCCTGGTTAATAGAATGAATTTTATTCTCTGTTATTTTCACATTAAATGTTTTTTGGTGAAAAGTGTTAAACGTAATTATAATTAACGTTCTTGGCATCTTTTCTTCTCTAAAAAGTACATTAATATATTGTACATTCAGTTACTCAAATGAAAGAGAAATAAAGCAATAAGTTTGTGAAAAGAGTTTTCATAAAACAGTCTTTGCAT
This region of Bacillus sp. SM2101 genomic DNA includes:
- a CDS encoding CBS domain-containing protein — protein: MNYVGDVMSTSVECCTPLDNVYEAAVKMKEYDVGAIPVVNKDELIGMITDRDLVIRGYAEKRSGSNSVINVMTEQLITCNPKTTVEEAANLMAEHQIRRLPVVEHGNMVGIVSLGDLAINNMSDESAGHALTEISETDELHH
- a CDS encoding CAP domain-containing protein, with translation MILLVTSMPRAADGRTMMYKVQPGDSLWEIAVLYKVKLSLLIKENPQFPNPNMIFPGQVVYIPTNGVKTNLEDKIIQLTNAERSINGLQPLKVDPTLSSIARTKSADMRDKNYFSHISPTYGSTFNMLRAYGVHFHTGAENIAVGHSSAEEVVKFWMNNSGHRANVLNHDMTHIGVGYTTGGSHGHYWTQILVQK